From Sphingomonas bisphenolicum, one genomic window encodes:
- a CDS encoding DUF2322 family protein, which yields MLAKIEPGATFKDNLAGLPSIDGLARIDLTDARGAIVATIENQPGKQGSLAVYHYLGQAFGALDAAAADHGLALFAEHSADARNRPGAHPNVDRLIAIAEGGAALDIVVVAEG from the coding sequence ATGCTGGCAAAAATCGAACCGGGCGCGACCTTCAAGGATAATCTGGCCGGGCTGCCGTCGATCGACGGGCTGGCGCGTATCGACCTGACGGATGCGCGTGGCGCGATCGTTGCGACGATCGAAAACCAGCCGGGCAAGCAGGGCTCGCTCGCGGTCTATCATTATCTTGGGCAGGCGTTCGGCGCGCTGGACGCGGCTGCGGCGGACCATGGCCTGGCCCTATTCGCGGAACATAGCGCCGATGCCCGCAACCGTCCGGGCGCGCATCCCAATGTCGATCGGCTGATCGCGATTGCCGAAGGTGGCGCGGCGCTGGACATCGTGGTGGTGGCTGAGGGCTGA
- a CDS encoding class II 3-deoxy-7-phosphoheptulonate synthase yields MAAKWTPESWREHKGIQMPFYRDAEALASVEAQLGQFPPLVFAGEARNLKADLAKVVTGDAFLLQGGDCAESFAEFHPNNIRDTFRVLLQMAVVLTFASKLPVVKVGRMAGQFAKPRSADTETIGGVELPSYRGDNVNDIAFTPEAREPNPQRMVQAYNQSAATLNLVRAFSTGGYASLDRVHGWMLDFMGRSPWAAKFEAMADQIGQALDFMRACGLDAETVPQLGGTSFYTSHEALLLPFEQALTRQDSLTGDWYDTSAHMLWIGDRTRFEGSAHVEYLRGIGNPIGLKCGPSLEPDALLRLLDTLNPKREAGRITLITRYGHDKIEAGLPKLVRAVLREGHPVIWSCDPMHGNVIKAANGYKTRPFERILAEVRGFFAVHRAEGSFGGGIHAEMTGQNVTECTGGAIAITDEGLADRYHTHCDPRLNAAQSLELAFLLAEMLNEELKERRAAA; encoded by the coding sequence GTGGCGGCGAAGTGGACGCCGGAAAGCTGGCGGGAGCATAAGGGCATCCAGATGCCCTTTTACCGGGACGCAGAGGCGCTTGCCTCGGTAGAGGCCCAGCTTGGCCAGTTTCCGCCCCTCGTCTTTGCGGGCGAGGCACGCAACCTGAAGGCAGATCTCGCCAAGGTCGTGACCGGCGACGCCTTCCTGTTGCAGGGCGGCGACTGCGCGGAAAGCTTCGCGGAATTCCATCCGAACAATATCCGCGACACCTTCCGCGTGCTGCTTCAGATGGCGGTGGTGCTGACCTTCGCGTCGAAGCTGCCGGTGGTGAAGGTCGGCCGCATGGCCGGCCAGTTCGCCAAGCCGCGCTCGGCCGATACCGAGACGATCGGCGGCGTGGAACTGCCCAGCTATCGCGGCGACAATGTCAACGACATCGCCTTCACGCCCGAAGCCCGCGAGCCGAACCCGCAGCGCATGGTGCAGGCGTATAACCAGTCGGCCGCGACGCTGAACCTGGTGCGCGCCTTCTCGACCGGCGGCTATGCGTCGCTGGATCGCGTCCATGGCTGGATGCTCGATTTCATGGGCCGCAGCCCCTGGGCCGCGAAATTCGAGGCGATGGCCGACCAGATCGGCCAGGCGCTCGACTTCATGCGCGCCTGCGGTCTGGACGCCGAAACCGTGCCCCAGTTGGGCGGCACCAGCTTCTACACCAGCCATGAAGCGCTGCTGCTGCCGTTCGAACAGGCGCTGACCCGCCAGGATTCGCTGACCGGCGACTGGTACGATACGTCCGCGCACATGTTGTGGATCGGCGACCGCACCCGCTTCGAAGGGTCGGCCCATGTCGAATATCTGCGCGGCATCGGCAATCCGATCGGCCTGAAATGCGGTCCCAGCCTGGAACCGGATGCACTGCTACGCCTGCTCGACACGCTGAACCCGAAGCGGGAAGCCGGGCGCATCACGCTCATCACCCGCTACGGCCATGACAAGATCGAGGCGGGCCTGCCCAAGCTGGTGCGCGCGGTGCTGCGCGAAGGCCATCCGGTCATCTGGTCCTGCGACCCGATGCACGGCAACGTCATCAAGGCGGCGAACGGCTACAAGACGCGTCCGTTCGAGCGCATCCTGGCCGAAGTGCGCGGCTTCTTTGCCGTCCACCGCGCCGAGGGCAGCTTCGGCGGCGGCATTCATGCCGAAATGACCGGCCAGAACGTCACCGAATGCACCGGCGGCGCCATCGCCATCACCGACGAGGGCCTCGCCGACCGCTACCACACCCATTGCGACCCGCGCCTGAACGCGGCGCAGAGCCTGGAACTGGCCTTCCTGCTGGCCGAAATGCTCAATGAAGAACTGAAGGAACGCCGCGCCGCGGCCTGA
- a CDS encoding Rap1a/Tai family immunity protein, which yields MRLLPLAAALLAASPTPVAAQAFMFETGTTLLAKCRNKAPEYALACTAYIVGVVDGIRKDMFIGRARPVCWPDRMSAEEARKTVIAYLERWPDQRKTPASVLVSVALNERWPCTK from the coding sequence ATGCGCCTCCTCCCCTTAGCCGCTGCCCTGCTCGCCGCATCCCCCACCCCGGTCGCGGCGCAGGCCTTCATGTTCGAAACCGGCACGACCCTGCTCGCCAAATGCCGCAACAAGGCGCCGGAATATGCGCTCGCCTGCACCGCTTATATCGTCGGCGTGGTCGACGGCATCCGCAAGGACATGTTCATCGGCCGCGCCCGCCCGGTCTGCTGGCCCGACCGGATGAGCGCGGAAGAAGCCCGCAAGACCGTCATCGCCTATCTCGAACGCTGGCCCGACCAGCGCAAGACGCCCGCCTCGGTCCTCGTCAGCGTGGCCTTGAACGAGCGCTGGCCCTGCACGAAATAG
- a CDS encoding YceI family protein, giving the protein MQRYSRAAIFLHWAIAALLAFQIAVGWALEDLGARGFALYQLHKSVGMTVLALTLARIAVRFWKPRPAKLENGWQGALASGVHVGLYAFMLGAPLTGWALVSTAKVKVPTLLFGVIPLPHLPLPASAHGLAENGHGLLAWLGIALLALHVAGALRHHLLMRDGLIWRMVPGRSTALLIGLPALILVGFVAGRAILPAPQAASAPVPVAEDPANAAAEDANVAEAANAAVPAENAAANASEAAAELPVGPPPAWTVQPGGRIGFSVGNDGETISGSFSKWTAQIVMDPDHPDSADIQVTIDMASASVGDAYKDGMLPGDEFFGVAAHPTATFTAKGAEATGPNSYRARGTLTLKGVSKPQTIRFTLSGKDATRKVSGSATITRALFGVGNGDSSGGLGPQVALTFAFTAKRKN; this is encoded by the coding sequence ATGCAACGCTATAGCCGGGCCGCCATCTTCCTGCACTGGGCGATCGCCGCCCTGCTCGCCTTTCAGATCGCCGTCGGCTGGGCGCTGGAGGATCTGGGCGCGCGCGGCTTCGCCCTCTACCAGTTGCACAAGTCGGTCGGCATGACCGTGCTCGCGCTGACACTGGCACGGATTGCCGTGCGTTTCTGGAAGCCGCGCCCGGCCAAGCTGGAGAATGGCTGGCAGGGCGCACTCGCGTCGGGCGTACATGTCGGTCTCTACGCCTTCATGCTGGGCGCGCCGCTCACCGGCTGGGCGCTGGTATCGACCGCAAAGGTCAAGGTGCCGACCTTGCTGTTCGGCGTCATCCCCCTGCCCCATCTGCCCTTGCCAGCGAGTGCGCATGGCCTCGCCGAAAACGGCCATGGCCTGCTCGCCTGGCTGGGCATCGCGCTGCTGGCGCTGCACGTCGCGGGCGCGTTGCGCCATCATCTGCTGATGCGCGATGGCCTCATCTGGCGGATGGTGCCGGGGCGCTCCACCGCTCTGCTGATCGGGCTGCCCGCGTTGATTCTGGTCGGCTTCGTCGCCGGCCGCGCGATCCTGCCCGCGCCGCAGGCTGCATCGGCGCCCGTCCCGGTCGCGGAAGACCCCGCCAATGCCGCGGCGGAAGACGCCAATGTCGCGGAAGCCGCCAACGCCGCCGTCCCGGCTGAAAACGCAGCAGCCAACGCCAGCGAAGCCGCCGCCGAACTACCCGTCGGCCCGCCGCCCGCCTGGACCGTGCAGCCCGGCGGCCGCATCGGCTTCTCCGTCGGCAATGATGGCGAGACGATCAGCGGCAGCTTTTCCAAATGGACCGCGCAGATCGTCATGGACCCCGATCATCCCGACAGCGCCGATATCCAGGTGACGATCGACATGGCCTCGGCCAGCGTGGGCGACGCCTATAAGGACGGGATGTTGCCCGGCGACGAATTTTTCGGTGTCGCCGCTCATCCCACCGCAACCTTCACGGCCAAGGGCGCGGAAGCCACCGGTCCGAACAGCTACCGCGCCCGCGGCACGCTGACGCTCAAGGGCGTATCCAAACCGCAGACGATCCGCTTCACCCTGTCCGGCAAGGACGCTACCCGCAAGGTGTCGGGCAGCGCCACCATCACCCGCGCGCTTTTCGGCGTGGGCAATGGCGACAGCAGCGGCGGGCTTGGTCCGCAGGTGGCGCTGACCTTCGCCTTCACCGCGAAGCGAAAGAATTGA
- a CDS encoding acyl-CoA thioesterase codes for MAKPESWRLNPEAYRFVTSIDTRFQDLDTMGHINNVAISGIFETARIRFHHHMGRHPQEQGVRWLVANVNLNFVEESHFPYPFEVHCAIGHIGRTSWTISSAGFQKGVCVATCDTTVVTHGAEGRRAIDDTLREAMELNFLRQPE; via the coding sequence ATGGCCAAACCCGAATCCTGGCGTCTGAACCCGGAGGCTTATCGCTTCGTCACCAGCATCGACACGCGGTTCCAGGATCTCGACACCATGGGCCATATCAACAATGTGGCGATCTCCGGCATTTTCGAAACCGCGCGCATCCGTTTCCACCATCATATGGGCCGCCATCCGCAGGAGCAGGGCGTGCGCTGGCTGGTCGCGAACGTGAACCTGAACTTCGTCGAGGAATCGCATTTCCCCTATCCGTTCGAGGTGCATTGCGCGATCGGCCATATCGGCCGCACCAGCTGGACGATCAGTTCGGCCGGCTTCCAGAAGGGCGTGTGCGTCGCCACCTGCGACACCACGGTCGTCACCCATGGCGCCGAAGGCCGCCGCGCGATCGACGACACGCTGCGCGAGGCGATGGAGCTGAACTTCCTGCGCCAGCCGGAGTGA
- a CDS encoding DUF983 domain-containing protein: MTDPAPPSDRPTGAAIGHGLRGRCPACGEGRMFARFLKTAPNCPSCGLALDAHQADDFPAYIVILLLGHILVPLMIEVNSALAIPLGWQALIWPSLAVLLAVAMIQPVKGAVIAVQWSRRMAGFR; encoded by the coding sequence GTGACCGATCCCGCACCCCCGTCCGATCGCCCGACCGGCGCCGCCATCGGGCATGGGCTGCGGGGACGATGCCCGGCCTGCGGCGAGGGGCGCATGTTCGCCCGCTTCCTCAAGACCGCGCCCAATTGCCCGTCCTGCGGCCTGGCGCTCGACGCGCATCAGGCGGACGACTTCCCCGCCTATATCGTCATCTTGCTGTTGGGCCATATATTGGTGCCCCTGATGATCGAGGTGAACAGCGCCCTCGCCATCCCGCTGGGCTGGCAGGCGCTGATCTGGCCCAGCCTCGCCGTGCTGCTGGCCGTGGCGATGATCCAGCCGGTCAAGGGCGCGGTGATCGCGGTGCAATGGAGCCGGCGCATGGCGGGATTTCGCTAG
- the pabB gene encoding aminodeoxychorismate synthase component I: protein MRLPGPNEAYCLFDDARARSVAPARLYRDPVEVVVARRMADVQPALDRIAEAQESGLHVAGYMAYEAGLALEERLAPIAHRQDAGAAPLLWFGLFEGVRLIPPGTLPDLLPDPAGATVGPLRPLVDEAAYGVAFGQVQDYIRAGDIYQVNLTFPCDVDVAGDPLALYAAVRPRAAAGYGGVIRTGDRSILSFSPELFFTQVRGQLTARPMKGTATRAADPNADAAQARWLESDAKQRAENLMIVDLLRNDLSRVSRAGSVIVPDLFKVETYPTVHQLVSTVRARILPGLSPVDVLRVLFPCGSITGAPKVRAMEIIDAVEPHARGVYTGTMGWIDPEGDAAFNVAIRTISVEEGAGTGRLGLGSGIVADSDCASEWAECLAKGRFLSLP from the coding sequence ATGCGTCTGCCCGGTCCCAACGAAGCCTATTGCCTGTTCGACGACGCGCGCGCGCGCAGCGTGGCGCCCGCGCGCCTCTACCGCGACCCGGTGGAGGTCGTCGTCGCCCGCCGCATGGCCGATGTGCAGCCTGCGCTCGACCGCATCGCCGAAGCGCAGGAGAGCGGCCTGCATGTCGCGGGCTATATGGCCTATGAGGCGGGACTGGCGCTGGAGGAGCGGCTGGCGCCGATCGCGCACCGGCAGGACGCGGGCGCTGCGCCCCTGCTGTGGTTCGGCCTGTTCGAAGGGGTGCGGCTGATCCCGCCCGGCACGCTGCCCGACCTGCTGCCCGACCCGGCGGGCGCGACCGTCGGCCCGCTGCGCCCCTTGGTGGACGAGGCCGCCTATGGCGTCGCCTTTGGCCAAGTGCAGGATTATATCCGCGCCGGCGACATCTATCAGGTCAATCTGACCTTCCCCTGCGATGTCGATGTCGCGGGCGACCCGCTCGCCCTCTATGCCGCGGTCCGGCCGCGCGCCGCGGCGGGCTATGGCGGGGTGATCCGCACCGGCGATCGATCGATCCTGTCCTTCTCGCCCGAACTCTTCTTCACCCAGGTCCGCGGCCAGTTGACCGCGCGACCGATGAAGGGCACCGCCACCCGCGCCGCCGACCCGAATGCAGATGCGGCGCAGGCCCGCTGGCTGGAAAGCGACGCCAAGCAACGCGCCGAAAATCTGATGATCGTGGACCTGCTGCGCAACGACCTGTCGCGGGTGTCGCGCGCGGGCAGCGTGATCGTGCCCGACCTGTTCAAGGTCGAAACCTATCCCACCGTGCATCAACTGGTGTCGACGGTGCGCGCGCGCATCCTGCCCGGCCTGTCGCCGGTGGACGTGCTGCGCGTGTTGTTCCCCTGCGGCTCCATCACCGGCGCGCCCAAGGTGCGGGCGATGGAGATCATCGATGCGGTCGAACCCCATGCGCGCGGCGTCTATACCGGCACGATGGGCTGGATCGATCCGGAAGGCGACGCCGCGTTCAATGTTGCCATCCGCACCATTTCCGTCGAAGAAGGCGCAGGGACGGGGCGGCTCGGCCTGGGGTCCGGTATCGTCGCGGATTCGGATTGCGCATCCGAATGGGCGGAGTGCCTGGCCAAGGGGCGCTTCCTGTCGCTCCCTTGA
- a CDS encoding aminotransferase class IV, translating to MALADGRFDLIETMAFDPLEGIRLLELHLERIKASADALGFHFDRHDVRNELQAATFRLRDRSRVRLMVSRGGAIAIEVRGHLGWPDPIMKVAAVPRHAPADDLRLLHKTSDRSLYKDALKRGGTYEVLLIDAQGYLTEGCFSSIFVERGDKLVTPPLARGILPGILRQSLIDMGEAVEGDLRPYDLERGFFIGNAARGMAAATWSR from the coding sequence ATGGCATTGGCTGACGGACGGTTCGACCTCATCGAAACCATGGCCTTCGATCCGCTCGAAGGCATCAGGTTGCTGGAACTGCATCTTGAGCGGATCAAGGCGAGCGCCGACGCGCTCGGCTTCCATTTCGATCGCCATGATGTGCGCAACGAATTGCAGGCTGCGACCTTCCGCCTGCGCGACCGCAGCCGGGTGCGGCTGATGGTGTCGCGCGGCGGGGCGATCGCGATCGAGGTGCGCGGTCATCTGGGCTGGCCCGACCCGATCATGAAGGTCGCGGCCGTGCCGCGCCATGCGCCCGCGGATGACCTGCGCCTGCTGCACAAGACCAGCGATCGCAGCCTCTACAAGGACGCGCTGAAACGTGGCGGCACCTATGAAGTGCTGCTGATCGATGCGCAGGGCTATCTGACCGAAGGCTGCTTCTCCTCCATCTTCGTCGAACGGGGCGACAAGCTGGTGACGCCGCCTCTGGCGCGCGGCATCCTGCCCGGCATCTTGCGCCAGAGCCTGATCGACATGGGGGAGGCGGTGGAAGGCGACCTGCGCCCCTACGACCTGGAGCGCGGCTTCTTCATCGGCAATGCGGCGCGCGGCATGGCCGCCGCGACATGGTCGCGGTGA